A window of the Cystobacter fuscus genome harbors these coding sequences:
- a CDS encoding acylase has protein sequence MSETNRFTPRATRWLSVLALLLATGCEEIPPEPPPEPEPQQPPAPRYQATIYRTEYGVPHIRADNLASVAFGQGYAFAQDQACGLAEAVLRLRGEQARYRGAEFVGIDIAHRLLDPLGRAELLLPQQPQPVRELLGGFVAGYNHYLARVGPANVPGWCHGAPWVAPITETELMAHHLTLGMLASGLQLLPGIAAAQPPGTTTPSQTPPPALDSLALTKGKDFGSNGWALGRERTQSGRGMLVANPHFPWEGELRLWESHLSVPGTLDVYGASLLGVPGILIGFNPNVAWTHTFSSGQRFNLYLLPLVPGKPTRYYYGNEEREMVAKTITVKVQQPDGSLVDVTRTTYSSHYGPILSLEGLEWNPQFAISYRDANRDNGSMVAQYLAMAQADSLQALQQAHATYQSLPWVNTMSVDRQGHTWFTDSSRTPNLSAESLTRWQQQVSAGNTPAALVYQSTGAVLLDGSDPSNEWLVEAGAAQPGVIPFARSPQLSRDDFVFNSNDSHWLTNPAVPLEGFSPLQGIERTAQAPRTRMNLTLLTEVREGGASGADGKFTQPELKEAILGNRAFTAELLREELAARCQAHPSATVEGQTVDLTRACATLAGWEGRFDLGSTGAVLWREFLGTFSFSQTLDAGALFATPFDPAHPLTTPAGLRPAPATGEDPLLTRLGRAVRILEKANLALDVPLGRVQNAPRGGRRIPLHGGHDIEGTANIVGRNGSMLSQEPRAPQGTVINRSTGLTTEGYVVSLGTSFLMALEYTENGVHAEGLLSYGESENSQSPHYSDQTELFLAKRWRPMRTDWQDIIDHAGSSVETISLP, from the coding sequence ATGTCCGAAACGAACCGCTTCACCCCCCGCGCCACGCGCTGGCTCTCCGTGTTGGCCCTGCTGCTCGCCACAGGCTGCGAGGAAATCCCGCCCGAGCCCCCGCCCGAGCCCGAACCCCAGCAGCCGCCAGCCCCCCGCTACCAGGCGACCATCTATCGCACCGAATATGGCGTGCCCCACATCCGCGCCGACAACCTGGCCAGCGTGGCCTTTGGTCAGGGCTATGCCTTCGCCCAGGACCAGGCGTGTGGCCTCGCGGAAGCCGTGCTCCGGCTGCGCGGCGAACAGGCGCGCTACCGGGGTGCGGAGTTCGTCGGCATCGACATCGCCCACCGGTTGCTGGATCCGCTGGGCCGGGCCGAGCTGCTGCTGCCCCAGCAACCGCAGCCCGTGCGGGAGCTGCTCGGTGGCTTCGTGGCCGGCTACAACCACTACCTGGCGCGCGTGGGTCCGGCGAACGTGCCGGGCTGGTGCCACGGCGCGCCGTGGGTCGCTCCCATCACCGAGACGGAGTTGATGGCGCATCACCTGACGCTGGGGATGCTCGCCAGCGGCCTCCAGCTCCTGCCCGGCATCGCCGCCGCGCAGCCGCCCGGCACCACCACCCCGAGCCAGACTCCGCCCCCGGCCCTCGACTCCCTGGCGCTCACCAAGGGCAAGGACTTCGGCAGCAATGGCTGGGCCCTGGGACGCGAGCGCACGCAGAGCGGCCGCGGCATGCTCGTCGCCAACCCGCACTTCCCCTGGGAGGGTGAGCTGCGGCTGTGGGAGAGCCACCTGAGCGTCCCGGGCACGCTCGATGTCTACGGCGCCTCGCTGCTGGGCGTTCCGGGCATCCTCATCGGCTTCAACCCGAACGTGGCGTGGACCCACACCTTCTCCTCGGGCCAGCGCTTCAACCTCTACCTGCTGCCGCTCGTGCCCGGCAAGCCCACCCGCTACTACTACGGCAACGAGGAGCGCGAGATGGTCGCCAAGACCATCACCGTGAAGGTGCAGCAGCCGGACGGCTCGCTCGTGGACGTGACGCGCACCACCTACAGCAGCCACTACGGCCCCATCCTCTCCCTCGAGGGGCTCGAGTGGAACCCGCAGTTCGCCATCTCCTACCGGGATGCCAACCGCGACAATGGCTCGATGGTGGCGCAGTACCTGGCCATGGCCCAGGCCGACTCGCTGCAAGCGCTCCAGCAGGCCCACGCCACCTATCAAAGCCTGCCCTGGGTCAACACCATGAGCGTGGATCGCCAGGGCCACACCTGGTTCACGGACTCGTCGCGCACGCCCAACCTCAGCGCCGAGTCCCTCACCCGCTGGCAGCAGCAGGTGAGCGCGGGCAACACCCCGGCGGCGCTCGTCTACCAGAGCACGGGCGCGGTGCTGCTGGATGGCTCGGATCCCTCCAACGAGTGGCTCGTCGAGGCCGGCGCCGCCCAGCCCGGAGTCATTCCCTTCGCGCGCTCGCCCCAGTTGTCGCGCGACGACTTCGTCTTCAACTCCAATGACAGCCATTGGCTCACCAACCCGGCGGTCCCGCTGGAAGGCTTCTCCCCACTGCAGGGCATCGAGCGCACGGCCCAGGCGCCGCGCACGCGCATGAACCTCACGCTGCTCACCGAGGTGCGCGAGGGAGGTGCCTCGGGCGCGGATGGGAAGTTCACCCAGCCGGAGCTGAAGGAGGCCATCCTCGGCAATCGCGCCTTCACCGCGGAGCTGCTGCGCGAGGAGCTCGCCGCCCGCTGCCAGGCCCATCCCTCGGCCACCGTCGAGGGCCAGACCGTGGACCTGACGCGCGCCTGCGCCACGCTGGCCGGCTGGGAGGGGCGCTTCGACCTGGGCAGCACCGGCGCGGTGCTCTGGCGCGAGTTCCTCGGCACCTTCTCCTTCTCGCAGACGCTCGACGCCGGGGCGCTGTTCGCCACGCCGTTCGATCCGGCCCACCCCCTCACCACCCCCGCGGGGCTGCGGCCCGCGCCCGCCACCGGGGAGGATCCGCTCCTCACGCGGCTGGGCCGGGCGGTGCGCATCCTGGAGAAGGCGAACCTCGCGCTCGACGTGCCGCTCGGCCGGGTGCAGAACGCTCCGCGCGGAGGCAGGCGCATCCCCCTCCACGGAGGCCATGACATCGAGGGGACGGCGAACATCGTCGGCCGCAACGGCTCCATGCTGTCGCAGGAACCCCGGGCCCCCCAGGGCACGGTGATCAACCGCTCGACGGGCCTGACCACCGAGGGCTACGTCGTCAGCCTGGGCACCAGCTTCCTCATGGCCCTGGAGTACACCGAGAACGGCGTGCACGCCGAGGGCCTGCTCTCGTATGGCGAGTCCGAGAACTCCCAGTCGCCCCACTACAGCGACCAGACGGAGCTCTTCCTCGCGAAGCGGTGGCGCCCGATGCGCACCGACTGGCAGGACATCATCGACCACGCGGGCTCGAGCGTCGAGACCATCTCCCTGCCGTAG
- a CDS encoding imm11 family protein — protein sequence MERRFFDLNIDVYVPGRWYLTEPTNLAGQEVPDIWEFITGRPVAPPGPLRVPLSRPGKPLDFDKTTVAGTPIVSARVSSVFQEMASRDVQLFPVEVQGQAETFFLLNVAQTVRCIDDAACEEVQLYTPADGRLDRVGEYHSVSGLRIDKTKVGDARVFRLWGWHPPIIVEGEIKEALERTGIVGGRFDEV from the coding sequence ATGGAACGGCGCTTCTTTGATCTGAATATCGACGTCTACGTACCGGGGCGTTGGTATCTCACTGAGCCAACGAATCTGGCTGGGCAGGAGGTCCCTGACATCTGGGAGTTCATCACCGGGAGGCCAGTCGCGCCCCCTGGACCTCTTCGAGTCCCCCTTTCCCGTCCTGGCAAACCGCTAGACTTCGATAAAACGACAGTTGCCGGAACGCCTATTGTCAGCGCACGGGTTTCGTCTGTGTTCCAGGAGATGGCATCCCGGGACGTCCAACTCTTCCCAGTCGAGGTGCAGGGGCAGGCCGAAACCTTCTTCTTGCTGAATGTCGCGCAGACGGTTCGGTGTATCGACGACGCGGCATGCGAGGAAGTGCAACTCTACACTCCAGCGGATGGGCGGCTGGATCGAGTGGGCGAATACCACTCCGTTTCCGGCCTGCGTATAGACAAGACGAAGGTGGGTGATGCTCGCGTGTTCCGGCTCTGGGGCTGGCACCCGCCGATCATCGTCGAAGGGGAGATCAAGGAAGCGCTGGAGCGAACCGGCATCGTGGGTGGGCGGTTCGACGAGGTCTGA
- a CDS encoding serine hydrolase domain-containing protein — translation MKKTLLTALLLLSVPAQAAPRVAPRVARASAEPAAESILPPAPPFSEDIQRALDELVRAELARGPHAGLSVGVLHEGKRWTRGYGWRDLAHRLPATPRTTYRMASITKSFTAVAVLQLAQQGKLGLDAELQSLVPTVPPKEWPVTVRELLGHLGGVPNYDGPEASNNVRHLDTAGALALFVQKPLVAEPGTKFVYTTWGYNLLGAAVESASGQGYGDYLREHVFEPAGMRHAAMDDYRTRDRQHAVGYRLEKRQLLPSQYLDVSSRFAGGGTRASVEDLLAFGQAMLQHKLVTADTARLMQTSMSTREGQLTDYGMGFATYPLRGHYTVTHAGGQPETSTLLVLLPAEDVVLALATNLENDAKRLRRVSSRILETLLEDGQVRREAALADPVDAVVHEGLARLFSYGLAYHQWATHGPGVLPEPGDLSTAFTQMGTLLDRARISENPQEAMVRVRAGHQPLADSLLIRVGAHMARTLEQVEGAQALRDYPRRGPLAFFNAYVAACERVDCPAPLRFTESLREDARRYEQDWRRSQVPELLRVRLDEVARPETLWPTLEATTAGVSTHPDYVEEMLQIATIQGRVGRREQQRRWLERAVALHPRSDEARQALAKLLGQDKPVPRSTPPRAPPVAGSVDPVPDNAGRLPKRAAQQE, via the coding sequence ATGAAGAAGACGTTGCTCACCGCGCTGCTGCTGCTGAGCGTCCCGGCCCAGGCGGCTCCCCGCGTGGCCCCTCGCGTGGCCCGTGCGTCCGCCGAGCCCGCCGCCGAATCCATCCTTCCCCCGGCACCGCCCTTCTCCGAGGACATCCAACGCGCGCTGGATGAACTGGTGCGCGCCGAGCTCGCCCGCGGCCCCCACGCGGGGCTGTCGGTGGGCGTGCTGCACGAGGGCAAGCGCTGGACACGGGGCTATGGGTGGAGGGACCTGGCCCACCGGCTGCCCGCCACGCCCCGGACGACCTACCGGATGGCGTCCATCACCAAGTCCTTCACCGCCGTGGCCGTGCTCCAGCTCGCCCAGCAGGGCAAGCTCGGGCTCGACGCGGAGCTCCAGTCGCTCGTGCCGACCGTCCCTCCGAAGGAGTGGCCCGTCACCGTGCGCGAGCTGCTCGGACACCTGGGCGGCGTGCCGAACTACGACGGGCCCGAGGCATCCAACAACGTGCGCCACCTGGACACCGCGGGAGCCCTCGCGCTCTTCGTCCAGAAGCCCCTGGTGGCCGAGCCCGGCACGAAGTTCGTCTACACCACCTGGGGCTACAACCTGCTCGGCGCCGCCGTGGAGTCGGCCTCGGGCCAGGGCTATGGCGACTACCTGCGCGAGCACGTCTTCGAGCCCGCCGGCATGCGCCACGCGGCCATGGACGACTACCGCACGCGCGACCGGCAGCACGCCGTGGGCTACCGCCTGGAGAAGCGGCAGCTCCTGCCCTCGCAGTACCTGGATGTCTCCAGCCGCTTCGCCGGCGGAGGCACGCGCGCCTCGGTGGAGGATCTGCTCGCCTTCGGGCAGGCCATGCTCCAACACAAGCTCGTCACGGCGGACACCGCGCGCCTCATGCAGACGTCCATGAGCACCCGCGAGGGCCAGCTCACCGACTACGGCATGGGCTTCGCCACCTACCCGCTGCGCGGCCACTACACGGTGACGCACGCCGGCGGGCAGCCCGAGACGAGCACCCTGCTGGTGCTGCTCCCCGCCGAGGACGTCGTGCTCGCGCTCGCCACCAACCTGGAGAACGACGCGAAGCGGCTGCGGCGTGTGTCCAGCCGCATCCTCGAGACGCTACTGGAGGACGGGCAGGTACGCCGCGAGGCCGCGCTGGCCGACCCCGTGGATGCCGTGGTGCACGAGGGCCTCGCGCGGCTCTTCTCCTACGGGCTCGCCTACCACCAGTGGGCGACGCACGGGCCTGGCGTCCTCCCCGAGCCGGGTGACCTGAGCACGGCCTTCACCCAGATGGGCACGCTGCTCGACCGCGCGCGCATCTCCGAGAACCCCCAGGAGGCGATGGTGCGCGTACGCGCGGGCCATCAACCTCTCGCGGACTCGCTCCTCATCCGCGTGGGCGCGCACATGGCCCGCACGCTGGAGCAGGTGGAGGGAGCCCAGGCACTGCGCGACTACCCCCGGCGGGGCCCACTCGCCTTCTTCAACGCCTATGTCGCCGCGTGCGAGCGGGTGGACTGCCCCGCGCCGCTGCGCTTCACCGAGTCCCTGCGCGAGGACGCGCGGCGCTACGAGCAGGATTGGCGGCGCTCGCAGGTGCCCGAGTTGCTGCGCGTCCGACTGGACGAGGTGGCCCGCCCCGAGACGCTCTGGCCCACGTTGGAGGCGACCACGGCGGGCGTGTCGACCCACCCGGACTACGTGGAGGAGATGCTACAGATCGCCACGATCCAGGGCCGCGTGGGACGGCGCGAGCAGCAGCGGCGCTGGCTCGAGCGCGCCGTGGCCCTCCACCCGCGCTCGGACGAGGCCCGGCAGGCGCTCGCGAAGCTCTTGGGGCAGGACAAGCCGGTGCCCCGGAGCACCCCTCCCCGCGCGCCTCCGGTCGCGGGCTCCGTGGATCCCGTGCCGGACAACGCCGGGCGCCTGCCGAAGCGCGCCGCCCAGCAGGAGTAG
- a CDS encoding GDSL-type esterase/lipase family protein, with product MIDASRDQRWRLLPLVPLLVGVLAWAPALPKPSPRALQLAALGKKLGTRPPRLENPCVTPADGTCERTALAPFFESLNALATGTASAPTVIAAFGNSLIAGDRIVDILREELHATFGDAGRGVLLADRLAPYGPRVRSGFAQGGWEPRTLGEMKLAELPFGISGVYHQAESKARSRFALEGEAQATLWWFDAPGSGPLYVHVDGQPLTTTLPLGTGEAHSLRFRLPEGARSLELVAEGGGAVVQGLVLQHSRPGIVLDTLGVPSADANLFLRAREDLFRAQLAERAPRLLLFILGGNEAKRLEWRRSELDEVEAGLRTLVRRSRAAVPEAACLVVGPIDAVRGGTGPQRLVQRPFLDEVITLERKIALGEGCAFFDMFSAMGGSGSISRFAQAGLVHDDLVHPRGKGLDLLGQLLTDALLHAWVDAGTAPERPSEQPSSEHTTESLP from the coding sequence ATGATCGACGCATCCCGTGACCAGCGGTGGAGGCTCCTCCCGCTCGTCCCCCTTCTCGTGGGCGTGCTCGCCTGGGCGCCCGCGCTGCCCAAGCCCTCGCCCCGCGCGCTCCAACTGGCCGCGCTCGGCAAGAAGCTCGGCACCCGGCCGCCGCGGCTGGAGAACCCCTGCGTCACCCCGGCGGACGGCACCTGCGAGCGCACCGCCCTCGCCCCCTTCTTCGAGTCGCTCAACGCCCTCGCCACGGGCACCGCCTCCGCCCCCACCGTCATCGCCGCGTTCGGCAACTCGCTCATCGCCGGAGACCGCATCGTCGACATCCTGCGCGAGGAGCTGCACGCCACCTTCGGCGACGCGGGCCGGGGCGTGCTGCTCGCGGATCGACTCGCGCCCTATGGGCCCCGCGTCCGCTCGGGCTTCGCCCAGGGAGGGTGGGAGCCGCGCACGCTCGGGGAGATGAAGCTCGCGGAGCTGCCCTTCGGCATCAGCGGCGTGTACCACCAGGCCGAGTCCAAGGCTCGGAGCCGCTTCGCGCTGGAGGGTGAGGCCCAGGCCACCCTGTGGTGGTTCGATGCGCCCGGCAGCGGCCCGCTGTACGTCCACGTCGATGGCCAGCCCCTCACCACCACCCTGCCCCTGGGCACCGGTGAGGCCCACTCCCTGCGCTTCCGGCTCCCCGAGGGCGCGCGCTCCCTGGAGCTGGTCGCCGAGGGCGGAGGCGCCGTGGTGCAGGGGCTCGTCCTGCAGCACTCCCGCCCCGGCATCGTGCTCGACACGCTGGGCGTGCCCTCCGCGGACGCGAACCTCTTCCTGCGCGCGCGCGAGGACCTCTTCCGCGCCCAGCTCGCCGAGCGCGCCCCGCGCCTGCTGCTCTTCATCCTCGGCGGCAACGAGGCCAAGCGCCTGGAGTGGCGCCGCTCGGAGCTCGACGAGGTCGAGGCGGGTCTGCGCACCCTGGTGCGCCGCTCGCGCGCCGCCGTGCCGGAGGCGGCCTGTCTCGTGGTCGGCCCCATCGACGCGGTGCGCGGAGGCACCGGCCCCCAGCGGCTCGTGCAGCGGCCCTTCCTGGACGAGGTCATCACCCTGGAGCGGAAGATCGCCCTCGGCGAGGGCTGTGCCTTCTTCGACATGTTCTCCGCCATGGGCGGCTCGGGCTCCATCTCGCGCTTCGCCCAGGCCGGGCTCGTCCACGACGACCTCGTCCACCCGCGAGGCAAGGGGTTGGACCTGCTCGGACAGCTCCTCACCGACGCGCTCCTGCACGCCTGGGTGGACGCGGGCACGGCCCCGGAGCGCCCTTCAGAGCAGCCCTCTTCAGAGCACACCACGGAGAGCCTCCCATGA
- a CDS encoding deoxyribodipyrimidine photo-lyase has protein sequence MANTRIEAGRIQRLNTRESSGGDYVLYWMQQSARAEHNPALEFAVQRANEAKLPLLVGFGLMDDYPEANARHYRFLLEGLRDTAHALARRKIPFVVQRGSPEAVALKLARRAALVVADRGYLRHQKQWRRTLADKATCPVFQVEGDVVVPVDIASNKAEWAARTLRPKLHRAWDAYLVPLAPTPLRTDSMRLGVKGLDLEDVDALLGKLKLERGVPPVHHRFRGGTSEALRLLRAFVTEHLPEYEESRPHPESGHVSHMSKYLHFGQVSPVVVALAARAAKAADPQRESFLEELIVRRELAQNFCEFTPHYDTYDCLPKWARETLHQHRGDERQHQYGLAQLERARTHDPYWNAAMREMRYTGYMHNAMRMYWGKKVLEWSSTPEHAYRTLLTLNNTYFLDGRDANSYTNVGWVFGLHDRPWGRREIFGTVRYMSAGGLERKADMDAYVREVDARVAEAKAAGVRFDGD, from the coding sequence ATGGCGAACACACGCATCGAGGCCGGACGCATCCAACGGCTCAACACCCGGGAGTCCAGCGGGGGCGACTACGTCCTCTATTGGATGCAGCAGAGCGCGCGGGCCGAGCACAACCCGGCGCTGGAGTTCGCGGTCCAGCGCGCCAACGAGGCGAAGCTGCCGCTGCTCGTGGGCTTCGGGCTCATGGATGACTACCCCGAGGCCAACGCGCGCCACTACCGCTTCCTGCTGGAGGGGTTGCGTGACACGGCGCATGCGCTCGCGCGCCGGAAGATTCCCTTCGTCGTCCAGCGGGGCAGTCCGGAGGCGGTGGCGTTGAAGCTCGCGCGGCGCGCGGCGCTCGTGGTGGCGGACCGGGGCTACCTGCGTCACCAGAAGCAGTGGCGCCGTACGCTGGCGGACAAGGCCACCTGTCCGGTGTTCCAGGTGGAGGGCGACGTGGTGGTGCCCGTGGACATCGCCTCCAACAAGGCCGAGTGGGCCGCGCGCACCCTGCGGCCGAAGCTCCACCGGGCGTGGGACGCCTACCTGGTGCCGCTCGCGCCCACGCCGCTCCGCACGGACTCGATGCGCCTGGGAGTGAAGGGCCTGGACCTGGAGGACGTGGACGCGCTGCTCGGCAAGCTGAAGCTGGAGCGCGGCGTGCCTCCCGTCCACCACCGCTTCCGGGGAGGCACGAGCGAGGCCCTCCGCCTGTTGCGTGCGTTCGTCACCGAGCATCTGCCCGAGTACGAGGAGAGCCGGCCGCATCCGGAGAGCGGGCACGTGTCGCACATGAGCAAGTACCTGCACTTCGGGCAGGTGAGCCCGGTGGTGGTGGCGCTCGCGGCGCGTGCGGCGAAGGCGGCGGACCCCCAGCGCGAGAGCTTCCTGGAGGAACTCATCGTCCGGCGCGAGCTGGCGCAGAACTTCTGCGAGTTCACGCCCCACTACGACACCTACGACTGTCTACCCAAGTGGGCGCGCGAGACGTTGCACCAGCACCGCGGTGACGAGCGGCAGCACCAATACGGCCTGGCGCAGCTCGAGCGGGCGCGGACGCATGACCCGTACTGGAACGCCGCCATGCGGGAGATGCGTTACACGGGCTACATGCACAACGCGATGCGCATGTACTGGGGGAAGAAGGTCCTCGAGTGGAGCAGCACCCCCGAGCACGCGTACCGCACGCTGCTCACTCTCAACAACACCTACTTCCTGGATGGGCGTGACGCGAACTCCTACACCAACGTGGGCTGGGTGTTCGGCCTGCATGACCGGCCCTGGGGTCGGCGGGAGATCTTCGGCACCGTGCGGTACATGTCCGCGGGTGGCCTGGAGCGCAAGGCGGACATGGACGCCTATGTCCGCGAGGTGGACGCCCGTGTGGCCGAGGCGAAGGCGGCCGGAGTCCGCTTCGACGGGGACTGA
- a CDS encoding SGNH/GDSL hydrolase family protein has product MGGYGRTRWAVWTWAFLMVGCGPSDGPAVEPPVEEPPAMEVPSPQEQPPPDVIVVAPVRPDDEQASEPRPAPPMFQPGFHQALRWSYSTSQATSGTLTVRLRVPVGRPGQRVRLTFRSGDGSLTLSKATVAKAGANGALASSPVAVTFAGSAGFSVGARALAVSDPIPFTVGFRDELAISFEVKGALGASAIETLPGSYLRSGSYASTSGALGGTASGVGLGLATVDVEGPPSRAFVAIGDSITEGYISERDDTRKAWPSLAEAQLGVPVVNSGVSGQGFYEELENLDQEVLSLQGITDCVVLLGTNDLSSLDMAGLQRRMETLVTRLQPRCRTWVSTLLPKEKSNHGDYEVVKRDRLTFNAWLRTTYSTSLIDLEAVTRQPDNVHLFLDGLEVDGIHPSVKGHQVMATEVARVLRAAGVQAAAGVQVQAPTEDASSDAPPSPSAP; this is encoded by the coding sequence ATGGGCGGATATGGACGAACGCGGTGGGCGGTGTGGACGTGGGCGTTCCTGATGGTGGGATGCGGGCCGTCGGACGGCCCGGCCGTGGAGCCCCCCGTCGAGGAGCCTCCCGCGATGGAGGTCCCCTCACCCCAGGAGCAGCCCCCGCCGGATGTCATCGTCGTGGCCCCGGTCCGGCCCGATGACGAGCAGGCGAGCGAGCCCCGTCCGGCCCCACCGATGTTCCAACCCGGCTTCCACCAGGCGCTGCGCTGGTCCTACAGCACGTCCCAGGCGACCAGTGGCACCCTCACGGTGCGCCTGCGCGTGCCGGTGGGGCGTCCGGGCCAACGCGTGCGGCTCACCTTCCGCTCGGGAGACGGCTCGCTGACGCTGAGCAAGGCCACGGTCGCCAAGGCGGGCGCCAATGGCGCGCTGGCCTCGAGCCCGGTGGCGGTGACGTTCGCGGGCTCCGCGGGCTTCTCCGTGGGCGCCCGCGCGCTCGCGGTGTCCGATCCCATCCCCTTCACCGTGGGCTTCCGCGACGAGCTCGCCATCTCCTTCGAGGTGAAGGGCGCCCTGGGCGCCAGCGCCATCGAGACGCTGCCCGGCAGCTACCTCCGATCGGGCTCCTACGCGAGCACCTCCGGCGCCCTGGGCGGCACGGCGTCGGGGGTCGGCCTGGGGCTGGCCACCGTGGACGTGGAAGGCCCGCCTTCCCGCGCCTTCGTCGCGATCGGCGACAGCATCACCGAGGGCTACATCTCCGAGCGCGACGACACGCGCAAGGCCTGGCCCTCGCTCGCCGAGGCCCAGCTCGGCGTCCCCGTCGTCAACTCGGGCGTCTCCGGCCAGGGCTTCTACGAGGAGCTCGAGAACCTGGATCAAGAAGTGCTCTCGCTCCAGGGCATCACCGACTGCGTCGTGCTGCTGGGCACCAACGACTTGAGCTCGCTGGACATGGCGGGGTTGCAGAGGCGCATGGAGACACTCGTCACGCGCCTCCAGCCGCGGTGCCGCACGTGGGTGAGCACCCTCCTGCCCAAGGAGAAGAGCAACCACGGCGACTACGAGGTGGTGAAGCGGGATCGGCTCACCTTCAACGCCTGGCTGCGCACCACCTACAGCACCTCGCTCATCGACCTCGAGGCGGTGACGCGCCAGCCCGACAACGTGCACCTCTTCCTCGACGGGCTGGAGGTGGATGGCATCCACCCGAGCGTCAAGGGCCACCAGGTCATGGCCACCGAGGTGGCGCGCGTGTTGCGCGCGGCGGGTGTGCAGGCCGCGGCGGGCGTGCAGGTGCAAGCGCCCACCGAGGATGCCTCGAGCGACGCTCCGCCCTCGCCGTCCGCCCCCTGA
- a CDS encoding response regulator, translated as MSTILLVDDETELLDLYTEVLELMDHRVLRARDGREALHLAQQRHPDLVVTDWQMPRMTGVELCQHFVQDEELRGIPIIMHSAATDPHAPGVIAFLSKCAELSHFEEVVNQALVDSGAEAQGPPHGPRPGDLSRASRETLWQRDEACSLMH; from the coding sequence ATGAGCACCATTTTGCTAGTGGATGACGAGACCGAACTTCTCGATCTCTATACAGAGGTCCTGGAGCTGATGGACCATCGGGTGCTGCGCGCCCGGGATGGACGCGAGGCGCTGCACCTCGCCCAGCAACGGCATCCGGATCTGGTGGTGACCGACTGGCAGATGCCGCGCATGACGGGAGTGGAGTTGTGCCAGCACTTCGTCCAGGACGAGGAGCTGCGCGGCATTCCCATCATCATGCACAGCGCCGCGACGGATCCCCACGCCCCCGGGGTGATCGCCTTCCTCTCCAAATGCGCGGAGCTGAGCCACTTCGAGGAAGTGGTCAACCAGGCCCTCGTCGACTCCGGCGCCGAGGCGCAGGGCCCGCCCCACGGTCCCCGTCCGGGCGACCTGTCCCGTGCATCCCGAGAGACCCTCTGGCAGCGCGACGAGGCGTGCTCGCTCATGCACTGA
- a CDS encoding cold-shock protein produces MATGTVKWFNDSKGFGFIAQDGGEDVFCHHTAIQSDGFRTLAEGQRVEFDVKRGPKGLQAENVRVTG; encoded by the coding sequence ATGGCAACTGGCACCGTGAAGTGGTTCAACGATTCGAAGGGCTTCGGTTTCATCGCGCAGGATGGTGGCGAGGACGTGTTCTGCCACCACACCGCCATTCAGTCGGACGGATTCCGCACCCTGGCCGAGGGCCAGCGGGTGGAGTTCGACGTGAAGCGCGGCCCCAAGGGCCTGCAGGCCGAGAACGTGCGCGTCACCGGCTGA
- a CDS encoding DUF4476 domain-containing protein, producing MKALFAALALLTAFSASAQTPPPPGQATGLAPPGASASARSGDAESWRGGRSTQVVVEREDLERRLARLESLLKESERGRRGDGRLNEAYQELSALRQVVARAPEARGGYDGPPSRPPAPPPPAVSAIPEQRLRDILNAVSRESFSAEKLRVLETASRGDYFLVSQVARAVEQFSFSADRLSVVRMLWPRVLDRQNGYQLNGSFSFSNDKQELQRIISG from the coding sequence ATGAAAGCCCTGTTCGCCGCCCTGGCCCTGCTTACCGCGTTCTCCGCCTCCGCCCAGACCCCTCCGCCCCCGGGTCAGGCCACGGGTCTGGCGCCTCCGGGTGCGTCCGCGAGTGCGCGCTCCGGTGACGCCGAGTCCTGGCGTGGAGGTAGGAGCACGCAGGTGGTGGTCGAGCGCGAGGACCTGGAGCGGCGCCTGGCCCGTCTGGAGTCGCTGCTGAAGGAGTCCGAGCGCGGCCGGCGCGGCGATGGCAGGCTGAACGAGGCGTACCAGGAACTCTCCGCCCTGCGTCAGGTGGTGGCCCGCGCACCCGAGGCGCGTGGGGGCTACGACGGTCCGCCGTCGCGTCCGCCCGCCCCGCCCCCGCCCGCGGTCTCGGCCATCCCGGAGCAGCGGCTGCGCGACATCCTCAACGCCGTGTCGCGCGAGTCCTTCTCCGCGGAGAAGCTGCGCGTCCTCGAGACGGCCAGCCGCGGGGACTACTTCCTGGTGAGCCAGGTGGCGCGGGCGGTCGAGCAGTTCTCCTTCTCGGCGGATCGGCTGTCGGTGGTGCGCATGCTGTGGCCGCGCGTGCTGGATCGGCAGAACGGCTACCAGCTCAACGGCTCGTTCTCGTTCTCCAACGACAAGCAGGAACTGCAGCGCATCATCTCCGGCTGA
- a CDS encoding TerB family tellurite resistance protein has translation MTTPIDDRFYIELLKLLLHVAWSDDEIDPREAQALVGAAARWKVPLPELQRLERCLELGEPLPAPNLGLLRQHADEAIATVRTLIETDASVHVSEQEMLAQVREMLGLPPA, from the coding sequence ATGACGACCCCCATCGACGACCGCTTCTACATCGAGCTGCTCAAACTGCTGCTGCACGTGGCCTGGAGTGATGACGAGATCGACCCGCGCGAGGCCCAGGCACTCGTGGGCGCGGCGGCGCGCTGGAAGGTGCCCCTGCCCGAGCTGCAACGGCTGGAGCGCTGTCTGGAGCTGGGCGAGCCCCTGCCCGCCCCCAACCTCGGCCTCCTGCGCCAGCACGCCGACGAGGCGATCGCCACCGTGCGCACCCTCATTGAAACCGACGCCTCGGTGCACGTGTCCGAGCAGGAGATGCTCGCGCAGGTGCGCGAGATGCTCGGCCTGCCCCCGGCCTGA